TCCGGTCGCAAAAGCCACCCATCGCCTCGTCTATGCTGTTATCGACAATTTCATACACCAGATGATGAAGACCGGATTTTCCAGTAGACCCTATGTACATTCCCGGTCTCTTTCTAACAGGGTCAAGACCTTTAAGTATCTTAATATTCTGAGCGTTGTATAGTTCAGACATTCAGCACCTCCAATTTCTATCCTACTCTGAATCTGATTCTCTTCACAGCTTCGCTTCCAACAGCTTCATTTATTTTCTCGATAAAGGCTCTCTCTCGCAACTTCAACTCGTGTAACCACATACCGTCAGTGACGGACACGGTAAGCAACCCGTCTGAATAATCGGCGATTGACGAGTGTCTGGCTATTGATTCGCCGACTATTACAGCCCAGTCCCTGTTCAGGTCCAGTACTCTGAGCTTCCTGAAGAGTCCGGATCTGCGGGCCAGTTCTTCAAATATCTGCCCTATAGTCTGATGGTTCCACTTCATCTAGGCCACTCCAATTGCTGTCCTCAGTCATTATATAATCCTCGAAGTTGTCCAGTAACAATCGGGTCATTCCGTCGGTGAAGTCTTCTATCAAAATTTTCTCTTCGAGTTTCCGGATCGGTACGATCCCGACACTCGTGTGGGTAAGAAAGAGCTCGTCGGCTGAGAACATCTCCCAGGCAGCGACTGGCCTCTCCACAACGTTGATTTCGATGCTTCTGCACAGCCCTATAAGGTTATCCCGGGTTATTCCGGGTAGCACTCCGGAACCGATATCGGGGGTTATCACCCGGCCGTCTTTTACAAGAAAGACGTTGCTGAAAGAACCTTCGCAAACATTACCCTTTTCATTCAATATGATCATATCGTAATTATCACCCAGATTCTTCCTGGTTCTGATGTTCCAGCTAGCTCCCGGTATCTTCAACCTCGGATCGACGATAGCTCCCGAGGGTTTTGTGTAAGGGGAGATAGCAATCTTAACTCCCAGCTCATATATATCCTTGGAGACCGATGGTAGTAGAGCGTAAATGACTGCAGGCAACACATTTTCTCCATTGCCAAAAAGAACTATCCTGATCCTTAAATCGCCGCTTGGGGAGGGTCGGTTTTTATCTATCCCCTCCAGTATTATTGAGTTCAACTCCTTGCACGTGAAGGGGACTTCCATTGACATAAGCGCTGCCGATCTTTTCAATCTGTCGAAATGCTTTCTGAAGGCGAACGGAAGTCCGTTGTACGTTCTTACCACTTCGTAAACCGATTCACCGTTCAGAACTCCCGTTATCAGCGCGCTGATGAGGGAGTCGTCTTCATCGTACCACCGACCTGCAATATAGTTCTGCATCGGAACCCTCCTTATGCGTTTCCAGACTGACTACGGTCGAATCGACGAAACCGTCGTATCGACCGGCTATACGATGGGGAATATAATACTCATCGTAACCGACACTCTCTTTTCGATGGACCCTTTCAACGAGAACCGTGTTGGTCATGCCTATATGTCCGGAGAGGTACGCTCTCCTAGATTCTTTGGCTGCGCTGGCGACCTGAAGCGCTCTCTTCTTTTTCAGGGACGACTCCACCTGGCTTTTCATAGAGGCTGCTTCAGTATCCGGCCTGCTGGAATATCTGAAAACATGTACTTTCAGAAAACCGACCGTCGCTAATGTCTGAAGCGTCGCTTCAAAATCAGAATCATCTTCTCCCGGGAAACCGACTATAACATCGGTGGTGAGGGAGAACCTCGAATCCATAGATCTCACTTTATCCACCGCTTTCAAATAGTCTTTCATTTCGTACTTCCTTTTCATCAGACGAAGCACCCTGTCCGAGCCGCTCTGAAGAGAGAGGTGAAGATGCCTGGCAATATGTTTTGTATCGAATATTACGTTCAGAAGATCGTTGTCTATCCTGTCGGGATCGAGCGAACCCAGTCTGATTCTCCATTCGCCGGGCACGGTGTCGAGTTCCCTCAAAAGCCTTGCAAGATTGCTGCCCGTTTCAAAACCGTAGTAACCTATATTTATACCGGTCAAGACTATCTCGCGATAGCCGTTTTCTATGAGCCCTACGAACTCGCTTTTGATGATATCTATTGGCTTACTTATTATCTTGCTACCCCTGGCCAGGCGTATTCTGCAATAAGTACAGTTATTCAAGCAACCATCTTCGATTCCTAGAAAGGCTCTCGTTCGTCCCTCAGGGCTGGAGGTGACCGTTAGAAAATCGTCCCTGGTCACTTCAACACTTTCGCTACCGTCTTTCAAAAGCTCCGAGACATACCTCTCTATTTCACCTTTGGCCCGCACTCCTAGAACGGCGTGGGCTCCGATTTTCTTCAGCTCTTCACCGGCAAGCTCCGAGTAACATCCGACTACAACGATTTTGGAGTCGGGGTTAAGGGCCAAGAGACGTCTGAAAAGTTGCCTCAACTTTCTTTCGGCTTCTGAAGTGACTGTACAGGAGTTCAGCACGAAAAGATCCGACTTCTCTTCCGAGAAACGAACATCGTAACGCTGTAGTCTTTCGGCCATGGCTTGAGATTCATACTGGTTCATTTTACAGCCGAAAGTGAAAATCGATACGGTTTTCTTCATCTATCGATCTTGCCCTGAGCCGCAGCGTGAATCAAGAAGATTCTGTTGACTATCCCTATCAGTCTTCTCTCTTCGTCTATCACAGGCAAAATCTTCAAATTGTTCTTTATGAGTAAATCGGCCGCATAGATGACGGTATCGTCCAGCTTGACGCACGTCACCCTCTTGACCATGTGCAACGACACTTTGTCGCTCTTTATTTTTTCCAATCTCTGCACAAACTGGTGAGTATCGGGAATGAACGAGGCCGATTGGAGGAGACTGAAGTAACTTGGCAAAGCGCTTCTTATAACGTCGCTCTCGCTCAAGAAGCCGACGACTTTGAACTCGTCATCGACCACCGGCAGACCCGATTTGTTCTGTCTCAAGCAACTTACGATGAAATCTTCGATAGTTTCGTCTTCAAATATCGCGGAGACATCCCTGATCATCGCTTCTCTTACTTTCACCCTTTATCACTCCAGCCTGCGAATCTCGAAGGATTCGAGGTTTTCCTCGATATCTTTCGGTGTTATGAGCTCCTTGCTTATAAAACCGGCCTCCGCTATAGCGGCGGCCATGCCCTTTCGGGCTGCTTGAAAGAAGTCTCGCTCGTCGTTCATTATAGAGTAGACCATTCCGGCCATGAAAGCGTCCCCCGTGCCGAGAAGGTGAGATTTCTCTATATGGCTTTTTGCCCTGAAAAGCCATACGCCTTCTCTGGTCGCTATTACGTCGCCCTCTATAGCATAGGAGAGAACCGAAAGCCTGGAACCCCTGGAGATCATATATTTGGCCGCATCTATGTAGTCCCTAAGCTCGACCAGGGTTTGGCCAAAAAGTATCTTCCTGCTTCTGAGGTCGGGCCTTGAAACAGTAACCAGACCGGCATCCACGGCGTTCTCGAAGGTCGGGCCTATAGCTTCGACGAAGGAGAACTTGCCGGCCTCTATCGTTTTCCTGCATATAAGCGAATAGAAATCGTTTTCTATACCTCTGGGGATGCTCCCGGAAACTACAACATGATGTACCCTTGATAGGGCCACGTCGAATCTTCTGAGAAACATCCTCAAATCGTCGGGTTTTATCAGAGGACCGGAGGAGTTGATCTCGGTTATTGTATCCATTATCGGATCGACAATAGCTATATTTTCTCTGGTCTCTTCTTCAACATAAATAAAATTCGTGGTTATCAAGTCGCTCATGGTTCTCAATTTCTCTTCTACGACCTTGCCTATATAACCGCCCAGAAAACCCATCGCTACGTTTCTCACACCTATCCCCGAGAGAATAATCGAAACGTTTATTCCCTTTCCGCCCGGGTCCATCTTTGAATAAAAGGGGTTTTTGACCCGGTGAAAGTCGTTAATCGTGAAATTCTCAACAACTATCTCCCTGTCAAGGGCAGGGTTCAGAGTGACGGTTAGGACGTCCACAATTCACCTCCGATAAATTTATAATCAGCGGTTCTGAAGAACGAAAACCTCTGGACTTCCTACATAAGAGATTTTACCACTTTCCAGCACTATCAACAAATCGGAAATGTCTAGAAGCCTGAGAGAAAACCTGGAAGAGATGATCAAAGTGCGGTTTTTCTGCGTGTCGAGGAGTATATTTTTCACCTCAGTGCATGCCGAATCGTCCAGGTGGTCCAAAACGTTGTCCAGCATTATTACTTCCGGTCGTCTGAAAAGAGTCGAAAAGATCAGAAGTGAGAGCCTTTTGGAAAGAGAGATGGAGCTCAGATAAGACCTGTTCTTGTTAGCCAGTATATCCAGCAGGTTGAGATCTTCAAGTAGATCGAGCTCCTCCTCCGAAAAGTCTTCGAACTTAAACCACTTTCCCTTTAAAAATCTGAAAAACTCTAAAAGGGTGAAGTTGCTGAGAGCCTCAAGAAAAGAAGTATCCACGTAAGCCACTTTTTGCCTGACTCTTTTCCGATCGAGTTCTGATACATCTTCTCCAAAAAGGCGGATATAACCTGAGAAGGAGACATTGTCGAAGAGCTCTTCGTTGAGATGGATGAAACTTCTCATCAACGCAGACTTCCCGCTACCTCTGACCCCTTGCACTAGCGCTATACTTCCGCTTGGAATGTCGAGAGTTATGTTTTCGAGTACGTTTTCGCCGGATACGGAAAGTGTGAAGCCCTTCAAAGAAAGAGCAGTCTCACTCACGAGACTGCCCTTCTTCCGATGTTCTATTATTCAACCTATCAATAATCTCCTTGCTGGCGCTCGTATCACCGTTTTTCGCCATTCTTAAGAGGTCAATCTGAGAAAGAATACGGGGACTGGTTGTGACTGGTCTAGCGATCTTTTTTTCAGCCAAGTTCTCACGCCCCTTTTTACCGGTAAATAATTATAAACACATCCTCTTTTCCCGTTTATGATACTTAAATTAAGGTGCTGTAATTTGTGGGATGTAAATTCACTCCCGTTTGGAGCTATTAAGCATACCGAGAAGTGCTTTAAGTTGCTTGCTTCGAGAGGGATGACGCAACTTTCTTAGGGCCTTCACCTCTATCTGTCGAATCCTCTCGCGTGTAACATTGAAGAACTGGCCCACCTCTTCCAAGGTCTTCGTCTTACCGTCAAGCAGACCGTACCGCATCTTCAAAACCATGGCCTCCCTCGGGGAGAGCGTATCGAGTATTTGGTCGATCTGTTCTCTGAGCAGCATTTTCATCGCAGCCTCTTCGGGTTGCTCTAAAGAATCATCGTGTATGAAGTCGCCCATGGTAGATTCCTCGTCGCCACTAATAGGAGATTCCAAAGATACTGTCTCCTTTGAAGCCGCCAGAATCTCTTCAATCTTTTCCGGGGTCTTTCCAGTGATCCTTCCCAGTTCCTCCACGGTAGGATATTCGCCATAATCCTGCAGATGCTCTCTGATCACTTTGTTCAACTTGTTGATGGTCTCGACCATGTGCACGGGCACCCTTATTGTTCTTGCCTGGTCGGCGATCGCTCTGGTTATTGCCTGCCTGATCCACCAGGTGGCATAAGTGCTGAATTTGTACCCCTTCTTCCAATCGAACTTTTCTACGGCCTTTATGAGACCAATGTTGCCCTCCTGGATGAGATCTAGAAAAGTCAGGCCACGACCTATATATCTTTTAGCGATTGATACGACGAGCCTCAGGTTGGCCGTTATTAGCTCTTCTTTTGCCTTAGGATCGCCCTTCTGAGCCCTCCTGGCCAGTTC
This portion of the Mesotoga infera genome encodes:
- a CDS encoding ATP-binding cassette domain-containing protein, which encodes MSETALSLKGFTLSVSGENVLENITLDIPSGSIALVQGVRGSGKSALMRSFIHLNEELFDNVSFSGYIRLFGEDVSELDRKRVRQKVAYVDTSFLEALSNFTLLEFFRFLKGKWFKFEDFSEEELDLLEDLNLLDILANKNRSYLSSISLSKRLSLLIFSTLFRRPEVIMLDNVLDHLDDSACTEVKNILLDTQKNRTLIISSRFSLRLLDISDLLIVLESGKISYVGSPEVFVLQNR
- a CDS encoding aminotransferase class IV — translated: MQNYIAGRWYDEDDSLISALITGVLNGESVYEVVRTYNGLPFAFRKHFDRLKRSAALMSMEVPFTCKELNSIILEGIDKNRPSPSGDLRIRIVLFGNGENVLPAVIYALLPSVSKDIYELGVKIAISPYTKPSGAIVDPRLKIPGASWNIRTRKNLGDNYDMIILNEKGNVCEGSFSNVFLVKDGRVITPDIGSGVLPGITRDNLIGLCRSIEINVVERPVAAWEMFSADELFLTHTSVGIVPIRKLEEKILIEDFTDGMTRLLLDNFEDYIMTEDSNWSGLDEVEPSDYRADI
- the mtaB gene encoding tRNA (N(6)-L-threonylcarbamoyladenosine(37)-C(2))-methylthiotransferase MtaB, translating into MKKTVSIFTFGCKMNQYESQAMAERLQRYDVRFSEEKSDLFVLNSCTVTSEAERKLRQLFRRLLALNPDSKIVVVGCYSELAGEELKKIGAHAVLGVRAKGEIERYVSELLKDGSESVEVTRDDFLTVTSSPEGRTRAFLGIEDGCLNNCTYCRIRLARGSKIISKPIDIIKSEFVGLIENGYREIVLTGINIGYYGFETGSNLARLLRELDTVPGEWRIRLGSLDPDRIDNDLLNVIFDTKHIARHLHLSLQSGSDRVLRLMKRKYEMKDYLKAVDKVRSMDSRFSLTTDVIVGFPGEDDSDFEATLQTLATVGFLKVHVFRYSSRPDTEAASMKSQVESSLKKKRALQVASAAKESRRAYLSGHIGMTNTVLVERVHRKESVGYDEYYIPHRIAGRYDGFVDSTVVSLETHKEGSDAELYCRSVVR
- a CDS encoding CBS domain-containing protein encodes the protein MKVREAMIRDVSAIFEDETIEDFIVSCLRQNKSGLPVVDDEFKVVGFLSESDVIRSALPSYFSLLQSASFIPDTHQFVQRLEKIKSDKVSLHMVKRVTCVKLDDTVIYAADLLIKNNLKILPVIDEERRLIGIVNRIFLIHAAAQGKIDR
- a CDS encoding 1-phosphofructokinase family hexose kinase, which produces MDVLTVTLNPALDREIVVENFTINDFHRVKNPFYSKMDPGGKGINVSIILSGIGVRNVAMGFLGGYIGKVVEEKLRTMSDLITTNFIYVEEETRENIAIVDPIMDTITEINSSGPLIKPDDLRMFLRRFDVALSRVHHVVVSGSIPRGIENDFYSLICRKTIEAGKFSFVEAIGPTFENAVDAGLVTVSRPDLRSRKILFGQTLVELRDYIDAAKYMISRGSRLSVLSYAIEGDVIATREGVWLFRAKSHIEKSHLLGTGDAFMAGMVYSIMNDERDFFQAARKGMAAAIAEAGFISKELITPKDIEENLESFEIRRLE
- a CDS encoding DUF721 domain-containing protein encodes the protein MKWNHQTIGQIFEELARRSGLFRKLRVLDLNRDWAVIVGESIARHSSIADYSDGLLTVSVTDGMWLHELKLRERAFIEKINEAVGSEAVKRIRFRVG
- the rpoD gene encoding RNA polymerase sigma factor RpoD, whose translation is MENNKKKTKSEVEDLEEKIQSLAEKVIDDDEEETVKEDGSNEESGENEEREAPVTKEEIEKRIKKLLKQGKKKGYITYEDIDSAFPPDYEGFDSTLVESIYEEFEKNKISIVEKEPVEEDDEIDNESSEELVSILETSPEMYDNISLKDPIKMYLKEIGKISLLTPSRERELARRAQKGDPKAKEELITANLRLVVSIAKRYIGRGLTFLDLIQEGNIGLIKAVEKFDWKKGYKFSTYATWWIRQAITRAIADQARTIRVPVHMVETINKLNKVIREHLQDYGEYPTVEELGRITGKTPEKIEEILAASKETVSLESPISGDEESTMGDFIHDDSLEQPEEAAMKMLLREQIDQILDTLSPREAMVLKMRYGLLDGKTKTLEEVGQFFNVTRERIRQIEVKALRKLRHPSRSKQLKALLGMLNSSKRE